The genomic window CCGAGCTGGGCGGGGTGCTCGTGGTGCCGATGACCCTGCTGCGGCAGGAGTACCGGGACGAGATCTTCGGGGCGCTCGCCGCCCGCCGGATCGAGGTCCGGCATCTGGTCCTCACCCAAGATGAAACGATCCTGCGCGAGCGGATCGACAACCGCCGCGAACACCCCGGCGACCCCGACGCCGAAGAGCGGGCCCGCCGGTGGTGCCACGCCCACATCGAGCCGTACCGCACCGCCCTCGACGGCTGGCTCGGCGACGAGGCCCACGCCGTCGACAACGGCGGCCTCACCCCGGCCGAGGCGGCCCGGACCGTCGCCGACGCCCTCGCCGCCGGGCTCGCCGCCCCCTGCGGCATCGTCCAGACCCCCGAACCCACCGGCGAGACCCTCGCCGCGGGCGTCCTGCTCTTCGACGAGCAGGACCGTTTCCTCCTCGTCGACCCCACGTACAAGCCCGGCTGGGAGTTCCCCGGCGGCGTCGTCGAACCCGGCGAGCCCCCCGCCCGCGCCGGCATGCGCGAGGTCGCCGAGGAGATCGGGCTCGAACTCGACGCCGTGCCCCGCCTGTTGCTCGTCGACTGGGAACGGCCCCAGCCGCCCGGCTTCGGCGGCCTCCGGCTCCTCTTCGACGGCGGCCTGTTGCCCGCGGCCGAGGCCGACCGGCTGCTCCTGCCCGGCGCCGAACTCCGTGCCTGGCGCTTCGTCACGGAGGAGGAGGCCGCCGACCTGCTGCCCCCGGTCCGCTACCGCCGCCTCCGCTGGGCCCTGCGCGCGCGCGAACGCGGCACCGTCCTCAACCTGGAGGCGGGCGTCCCGGTCGGCTGAGACCGGGACGCCCGCCCTCAGCGGCGCCCGAACCGGGCGGCCATTCGCTCCGCGACGAAACGGAACTCCTCCGGCATCCCCGGCTCCGCGGGCTGCTCCGCGCGCGATCTCCACGCCCCCGCGCAGCACCCGGAGGCCGGCCCCGTCCGCCTCGAAGGCGAGCTCGCGCCAGGGATGGGCCCCCACGAGCTCCTCGCCCTTCCAGAACCGGAGGTGCCGGGTCGTCGTGTGCACCTGGTACGGCGCGTTGTCCGGGGCGACGAGCGCGCTCCGCGGCGGGGCGGGGTACGGCCACACCCCGGAGACGTTCAGGACCGTCTCGTTCGGCTCCAGCGAGTCCTTCCGCGCCCGGTCCTCACGGCCGTGCCGCACCCCCACCGGGACGCCGGCCGTGACGCCCAGGAGCGCGAACGGACCCGTCACCCGCACCGCCCTTCACGGGCCGGACCGGGGGAGAGGACGGCGCCCGGGGGCCGGCCGGTTCCGCGGCCCGCGGACCGCTCAGGCCACGGCCTTCCTCAACTGCCCGGCCGCGTCGGCCGTCACCGGCTCGCCGTGACCGCAGCACAGCACCGACGGCTCCAGCTCCGCCAGCCGCCGCATCGACTCCCTCGCCTCCGCCCGGTCCACGTGGAAGACGCCGAAGGTCACGCCCTGGACGGTGGCCACCGTGTCGCCGGTGAACAGCACGCCGTGGCGCGGGAGATGGATCGCGAGGGAGCCGGGCGTGTGGCCCGGGGTGTGCAGCGCCACCGCGCCGTCCCCGAAGCCCAGCTCCTCGCCGTCCGCGAGCTCCCGGTCCACCCGGGTCGGCGGCGCCTCGGGGACGGTCAGCCCGTGCTCGTACAGCGGCCGTTCCCAGTCGAGCAGATCCGGCTCGGGGACCGGGAGCTCGCCCCGGATCACCGGGGCGTCCAGCGCGTGCGCCAGGATCTCGGCGCCGAAGCGGTCGGCCAGTTCCTGGGCCGCGCCCACGTGGTCACGGTGGCAGTGGGTCAGCACGATCCGGCGGATGAGGGCCGGGTCGAGGCCCGCACCGCGCAGCGCCGCCTCGATCTCGTCCGCCGCGCCGACCCACCCGGCGTCGACGAGGGTCAGTTCGGTGTCGTCCCGCCACACGTACGCCTGGCCGACGGGCAGGCGCAGCATGTGCAAGCGGGGGGCTGTCTCCACCAGTTCGACGAGGCCCGGGGCGTGGGCGGGGGAGTCGGTGGTGGCGTCGGCGGTGGCGTCGGTGTCGGTGGTCCGGGAGTGGTCTGCTCGCTCTGCTCGGCTCATGGGCCGAACGTACGGAGGAGGTCACCCCCGGCGCACGCGACTACGCTCTGGGCGAGTTACGCCCAGAGCGTCACGTCCGCTCGGCGACCCCCGTCGCGGATCAACCCCGCTTCGAGGCCGCGTAGTTCAGCAGGAAGTGCGCCTCCGCCACCGACAGGCGCTCCAGCTCCTGCGGCGACACCGACTCGTTCACCGCGTGGATCTGCGCCTCCGGCTCGCTCAGGCCGATGAGCAGGATCTCCGACTCCGGGTACAGCGCGGCCAGCGTGTTGCACAGCGGGATCGAGCCGCCCATGCCGGCCGCCTGCATCTCCTCGCCCGGGTACGCGAGCCGCATCGCCTCCGCCATCGACGTGTACGCCGGGCTCGACACGTCCGCCTGGAACGGCTGGCCCTGGCCGACCTGCTCCAGGCTCACCCGGGCGTTCCACGGCGTGTGCTTCTCGATGTGCGCGTACAGCAGCTCGGTCGCCTTCACGGCGTCCTGGCCCGGCGGCACCCGCAGGCTGATCTGCGCGCGGGCGGTCGACGGGATCGACGGGGTCGCACCGGCCACGGGGTGCGCGTCGATGCCGATGACGGTCACCGCGGGCCGCGCCCAGATCCGGTCCGCGACCGTGCCGCGGCCCGGCAGCTCCACCCCGTCGAGCACCTTGGCGTCCTTGCGGAAGTCCGCCTCCGGGTACTGCAGCCCCTCCCACACCGAGTCGGCCGGCAGCCCGTCGATGACGGTCGCGCCGGTCTCGTCGCGCAGCGAGTCCAGGACGCGGATCAGCGCGGCGAGCGCGTCCGGCGCGGCACCGCCGAACTGGCCCGAGTGCAGGTTGCCCTGGAGCGTGTCGATGGTGACCCGGATCATCGTCATGCCGCGCAGGGTCGCCGTCACGGTCGGCAGCCCGACCCGGAAGTTGCCCGCGTCGCCGATGACGATCGCGTCCGAGGCCAGCAGCTCCGGGTGCGCCTCCGCGTACCGCTCCAGACCGCCGGTGCCCTGCTCCTCCGAGCCCTCCACGATCACCTTGACGGTGACCGGGACCCCGCCGTTCGCCTTCAGGGCGCGCAGCGCGAGCAGGTGCATGATGAAGCCGCCCTTGCAGTCGGCCGCGCCGCGCCCGTACCAGCGGCCGTCCTCACGCTCGGTCAGCTGGAACGGCGGGGTCACCCAGGCCGACTCCACCAGCATCGGCTGCACGTCGTAGTGCGCGTACAGGAGGACCGTCGGGGCGCCGGCCGGGCCCGGCAGCACGCCGTACACGGACTGCGAACCGTCCGGGGTGTCCAGCAGCGCCACGTCCTGGAAACCCTCGGTGCGCAGTGCGTCCGCCACCCAGTTCGCGGCGGCCTCGCACTCGCTGCGCGGGGCGACCGCCTCGTCCGCGACCGACTGGAAGGCCACCAGCTCCGTCAGCTCCGCCTTGGCGCGGGGCATCAGGGATGCGACGGTCTCGGCGATCGGATTCGCGGTCATGGGCACGCTCCTGGTGGGTGCGACGTTGTGACGTTGTGAGCTCGTCGCCGTGTATCGGTGTACGGCGAACGCATGGCCGATCCTACGGCTCGGGTCGGCCCGGGGCGGCGCGTAACCGCCCGGCTACCGGGTCGTAGGATGCGTACAGAGCAGTGACCACCGGTCGGATCAGGAGCAGAAGCACATCGTGAGCAGCGAGAACGCAGACGCCGGAGCGGCGGAGACCGGCGTGGCCGGAGCGGGGTCGGTGGGTCCGGACGGGGGTCCGCCCGAGGTCTGGGACGTGGTCGTGGTGGGTGCCGGACCCGCCGGGGCCACCGCGGCGTACGCGGCGGCCGTCGCCGGCCGCCGGGTGCTGCTCCTGGAGAAGGCCGAGCTCCCCCGCTACAAGACCTGCGGCGGCGGCATCATCGGCCCGTCCCGCGACGCGCTGCCGCCCGGCTTCGAACTGCCCCTGCAGGACCGGGTCAAGGCCGTCACCTTCTCGCACAACGGGCGCTTCGCCCGCACCCGGCGCTCGCGCCGGATGCTGTTCGGCCTCATCAACCGGCCCGAGTTCGACGCCCAGCTCGTCGAGCACGCCCAGAAGGCGGGCGCCGAGCTGCGCACCGGAGCCACCGTCACCCGGGTCGAGCAGCACGGGCCGACCGTGCCCGACCGCCGCACCGTGGCCGTGGTCCTCGCCGACGGCGAGACCGTGCTCGCGCGGGCCGTCGTCGGCGCCGACGGAAGCGCCAGCCGGATAGGGGCCCACGTCGGCGTGAAGCTGGGCCAGGTCGACCTCGGGCTGGAGGCGGAGATCCCGGTCCCGGCGTCGGTGGCCGAGGACTGGAAGGGGCGCGTCCTCATCGACTGGGGGCCCCTGCCGGGCAGTTACGGCTGGGTGTTCCCCAAGGGCGACACCCTGACCGTCGGCGTCATCTCGGCGCGCGGCGAGGGTGCGGCGACCAAGCGCTATCTGGAGGACTTCGTCGCCCGGCTGGGCCTCGCGGGCTTCGAACCGGCCGTCTCCTCCGGCCATCTGACCCGCTGCCGCACGGACGACTCGCCGCTCTCCCGCGGCCGGGTCCTGGTCTGCGGCGACGCGGCCGGTCTGCTCGAACCGTGGACCCGTGAGGGCATCTCCTTCGCGCTGCGTTCCGGACGGCTCGCCGGAGAGTGGGCGGTGCGGATCGCCGAGGCGGGCGACGCGGTGGACGCGCGCCGCCAGGCGCTGAACTACGCCTTCGCCATCAAGGCCGGCCTCGGTGTCGAGATGGCCGTGGGGCGCCGGATGCTGGCGCTGTTCGAGCGGCGCCCGGGTCTGCTGCACGCGACCATCACCGGCGTGCGCCCCGCGTGGAACGCGTTCGCGGACATCACCCGCGGCTCGGCCACCCTGGGCGGCCTGGTCCGCGGCAACGGGCTGGCGCGTCGTGCGCTCGACCTGCTGGACCGCCGCATGGACACCGCCTCGGGCGTGGGTCCCGCGGGGCGCGGGGTCGCCCGCAAGGACGGGGAGGCGGCGCGGGACGCGGTGACGGAGGACGTTCCGGAGTCCCCGGCCGCGTCGGTGGAGCCGGACGGGCGTGACGCCTCGGACGGCACGCAGGTGCCCGAGGCCTCCTGATCCGAACGGCACGGCCGAGGTACGGACGTACCGGGACGGGCATGCGCGGCGGCGGTACGGAGCGGATCCGTGCCGCCGTCAGCGCGTGACGGTGATGCGGAAGACGGGGTGGTCGGGCGCCGCCGCCGCCAGTTCCGCCTCGGAGGACTCGGCGGTGACGCCCTGGAAGTACTGGTTGACCTCCCAGCCCCAGCGCTTGAGGTAGCCGCGCAGGACCGCCGGCTTCTCGGCGTCCGGGACCTCGACCGCCGTGAAGTGACGCACCTTCCGGCCGACCCGCAGCTCGCCGCCGCCCGCCTCCCGCATGTTGCGGACCCACTGGGAGTGGCCGCGCGCCGAGACGAGGTACTGGGCGCCCCCGTGCTCGTACGGGTTGACGGGGATGCGCTGCATCCGGCCGCTCTTGCGGCCCCGGACGCTCAGCTCGGCCGAACCGAGGAGGCTGACGCCGTGGCGGGCGAGCCAGCCGACCACGCTGTTGAAGCGGATGGCGAGGGGGCTGCCCTGAAGGTAGTACGGCCGGGACTGGGGCTGCGGCTGGGACGAGGCCATCGTGGGCTCCTGGGGACGTTGTGAAGCGGTGCTCCGTTTTGTGAGCACTGCTCTCGCTCGACATCAGTGTGCCTCTTTCGCCGTATCAAGGCAAGAGCAGTGCTCTCGTTTCGGTGCGGTGCTCCAAAACATGGCACACTGCTCTCCATGACCACCGTTCAAGGAGCCCGCGCCCGCGCCCGCGTCGAGATCACCGCGGCCATCAAGGACGAGGCCCGCACCCAGCTCGCCGCCGAGGGCGCCGCCAAGCTCTCCCTGCGCGCCGTCGCCCGCGAGCTCGGCATGGTGTCCTCCGCGCTCTACCGCTACTTCCCCAGCCGGGACGACCTGCTCACCGCCCTCATCGTCGACGCCTACGACGCCATCGGCGCCGCGGCCGAGCAGGCCGACGCCGCCGCGGCGGCCACGGCCCCCGCCGACCACCTCGCCCGGTGGACCGCCGTCTGCCGGGCCGTCCGCGCCTGGGCCGTCGACCACCCCCACGAGTACGCCCTCATCTACGGCTCCCCGGTCCCCGGCTACACCGCCCCCCAGGACACCGTCGGCCCGGCCTCCCGCGTCGGCCTCGTCCTCGTCGCCCTGGCCCGCGGCGCGTACCAGGGCCGAGGCCTCGCCCTCCCGCCGCTGTCGCCCGCCCTGCGGCCCGAGGCCGAGCGGCTCGCCGCCGACCTGGCCCCCGATCTGCCGCCCGCCCTCGCCACCGCCCTGGTCGCCGCGTGGGCCCAGCTCTTCGGGCTGGTCTCCTTCGAGGTCTTCGGCCAGTTCCACCGGGTCGTCGAGGACCGGGACGCCTTCTTCACCGCCTCCGCCGAGCGCCTCGGCCGCGAGGTCGGGCTGCTGCCCGCGGCCTGAAGCGCCCGGCCCGCCCCTCCCGGCGGGACGCCCGTACCCCCGCACCCGTACCCCGCGCCCGTACCCCCGCGCCCGTACCCCCTACTCCCCCGGGAGTACGGGTGAGCACCCCGCCCGGCTGACGCCCCGGCGCCCCGGGCCCGTCTAGCGTGGCGCCATGGACGCGCACCCGACGAGGAATCCCGGCCGCGGCGGGCCGCCGTGGCCGCGCCCGTGGCGATGGGCGGCGCACGAGCCGGGCGCCGGGCCGCCCTGGCGCTCGACGCTGCTCGTCACCGTCTTCGTCCTGGTCGGTACGGGCTTCGCCGCCAGGAACCAGCCCGACCGGCTCGCGCTCGACGCCCTCGGCCGCGCGCTGCTCCTGCTCTGCTGCGCCC from Streptomyces showdoensis includes these protein-coding regions:
- a CDS encoding NUDIX hydrolase; translation: MIVWINGAFGAGKSSTARELVELIPNSTLYDPELVGGGLSLLLPQKRLAEVDDFQDLPIWRRLVVDTAAALLAELGGVLVVPMTLLRQEYRDEIFGALAARRIEVRHLVLTQDETILRERIDNRREHPGDPDAEERARRWCHAHIEPYRTALDGWLGDEAHAVDNGGLTPAEAARTVADALAAGLAAPCGIVQTPEPTGETLAAGVLLFDEQDRFLLVDPTYKPGWEFPGGVVEPGEPPARAGMREVAEEIGLELDAVPRLLLVDWERPQPPGFGGLRLLFDGGLLPAAEADRLLLPGAELRAWRFVTEEEAADLLPPVRYRRLRWALRARERGTVLNLEAGVPVG
- a CDS encoding MBL fold metallo-hydrolase, yielding MLRLPVGQAYVWRDDTELTLVDAGWVGAADEIEAALRGAGLDPALIRRIVLTHCHRDHVGAAQELADRFGAEILAHALDAPVIRGELPVPEPDLLDWERPLYEHGLTVPEAPPTRVDRELADGEELGFGDGAVALHTPGHTPGSLAIHLPRHGVLFTGDTVATVQGVTFGVFHVDRAEARESMRRLAELEPSVLCCGHGEPVTADAAGQLRKAVA
- a CDS encoding dipeptidase; the encoded protein is MTANPIAETVASLMPRAKAELTELVAFQSVADEAVAPRSECEAAANWVADALRTEGFQDVALLDTPDGSQSVYGVLPGPAGAPTVLLYAHYDVQPMLVESAWVTPPFQLTEREDGRWYGRGAADCKGGFIMHLLALRALKANGGVPVTVKVIVEGSEEQGTGGLERYAEAHPELLASDAIVIGDAGNFRVGLPTVTATLRGMTMIRVTIDTLQGNLHSGQFGGAAPDALAALIRVLDSLRDETGATVIDGLPADSVWEGLQYPEADFRKDAKVLDGVELPGRGTVADRIWARPAVTVIGIDAHPVAGATPSIPSTARAQISLRVPPGQDAVKATELLYAHIEKHTPWNARVSLEQVGQGQPFQADVSSPAYTSMAEAMRLAYPGEEMQAAGMGGSIPLCNTLAALYPESEILLIGLSEPEAQIHAVNESVSPQELERLSVAEAHFLLNYAASKRG
- a CDS encoding geranylgeranyl reductase family protein; translation: MSSENADAGAAETGVAGAGSVGPDGGPPEVWDVVVVGAGPAGATAAYAAAVAGRRVLLLEKAELPRYKTCGGGIIGPSRDALPPGFELPLQDRVKAVTFSHNGRFARTRRSRRMLFGLINRPEFDAQLVEHAQKAGAELRTGATVTRVEQHGPTVPDRRTVAVVLADGETVLARAVVGADGSASRIGAHVGVKLGQVDLGLEAEIPVPASVAEDWKGRVLIDWGPLPGSYGWVFPKGDTLTVGVISARGEGAATKRYLEDFVARLGLAGFEPAVSSGHLTRCRTDDSPLSRGRVLVCGDAAGLLEPWTREGISFALRSGRLAGEWAVRIAEAGDAVDARRQALNYAFAIKAGLGVEMAVGRRMLALFERRPGLLHATITGVRPAWNAFADITRGSATLGGLVRGNGLARRALDLLDRRMDTASGVGPAGRGVARKDGEAARDAVTEDVPESPAASVEPDGRDASDGTQVPEAS
- a CDS encoding nitroreductase family deazaflavin-dependent oxidoreductase; the encoded protein is MASSQPQPQSRPYYLQGSPLAIRFNSVVGWLARHGVSLLGSAELSVRGRKSGRMQRIPVNPYEHGGAQYLVSARGHSQWVRNMREAGGGELRVGRKVRHFTAVEVPDAEKPAVLRGYLKRWGWEVNQYFQGVTAESSEAELAAAAPDHPVFRITVTR
- a CDS encoding TetR/AcrR family transcriptional regulator — protein: MTTVQGARARARVEITAAIKDEARTQLAAEGAAKLSLRAVARELGMVSSALYRYFPSRDDLLTALIVDAYDAIGAAAEQADAAAAATAPADHLARWTAVCRAVRAWAVDHPHEYALIYGSPVPGYTAPQDTVGPASRVGLVLVALARGAYQGRGLALPPLSPALRPEAERLAADLAPDLPPALATALVAAWAQLFGLVSFEVFGQFHRVVEDRDAFFTASAERLGREVGLLPAA